A single genomic interval of Oleidesulfovibrio alaskensis DSM 16109 harbors:
- the dnaE gene encoding DNA polymerase III subunit alpha: MPQFVHLHCHTEYSLLDGAIRLKDLCEKAKEFDMPAVAITDHGNMYGAVYFYQMAQKMGLKPIIGCEVYVAHGDHTDKTGDMAKKRYHLVLLAQNRTGYHNLAKLVTRGFTEGFHYKPRVSKDLLRQYSEGIIALSACLAGEIPRALLNEGMDRAIELAREYAEIYPDRFYLEVQSNGLKEQDELNDKLIELAGITGLPLVATNDCHYLEKTDVEAHDTLLCIQTGAKVTDERRMRFETTELYYKSPDEMAAAFAHVPEAIENTVKIAGQIDVTLDLGNYYFPNYELPEGMTLEDEFRKLSHEGLQKRLEILPYRDQIDEPAYWQRLEKELEVICSMGFPGYFLIVQDFINWAKDNKIPVGPGRGSAAGSIVAWALKITNLDPIPYNLLFERFLNNERVSMPDIDVDFCERRRGEVIQYVGRKYGEDSVAQITTFGKMKAKAVVRDVARALGLSFQDGDRIAKLIPEDLKMTIKKALDMEPDLKTLYTNDPQIRKLLDISMRLEGLSRHASTHAAGVVISDKPMFEYLPLYRDKKGGIVTQFDMKIVEKVGLVKFDFLGLRTMTLVQDALDLIAMQGLTPPDLDTMSLEDKETYELYSRGETDGVFQVESSGMRQYLRMLRPSCFDDVIAMLALYRPGPLGSGMVDEFIKRKHGEVAVTYPLESLKDCLRDTYGVIVYQEQVMQIAQIVANYTLGGADLLRRAMGKKNAEAMAEERIKFTKGAKENNVPEAKATEIFDLMEKFAEYGFNKSHSAAYALISYYTAYLKVHYPVEFMAALMTSEMNNQEKVLKYVACCKDMGVEVLAPNVQISRREFSVLDGKVTYGLGGIKNVGDEAIREIVKAREEDGPFQSMLDLCMRVNLRKVTKRVLENLIKSGACDCLGCTRQGMVAGLDTVVARAQKKAKEKASNQISMFSVMEQEPQTCPGLGFDCPEQSMEEWDDEEKLRKEKEALGFYLSSHPLQPYRKEIFRLRLTPLEDCREMGPEQSFKSAVLVTSIKEILTKKGHRMAFCQVEDLTASGECIFFPEAYAECREMLQSDQPLLLEAKISDKKDDEQPAKQDDEEEILKEIKVIGEAVIPLAKACHESEEPVTIELGLHQLHSSDLDSLKALLRKNKGTIPVNVQLVIEDSWCLLQLGPEYSIQPGPVFDNDFNQWKMKGKTTHA, from the coding sequence ATGCCACAATTTGTCCATCTTCATTGTCATACGGAATACAGCCTGCTCGACGGCGCCATCCGCCTGAAAGATCTTTGCGAAAAAGCCAAAGAATTCGACATGCCTGCCGTGGCCATTACCGACCACGGCAACATGTACGGAGCCGTATATTTTTATCAGATGGCCCAGAAAATGGGCCTGAAGCCCATCATTGGCTGCGAGGTATATGTCGCCCACGGCGACCATACCGACAAAACAGGCGATATGGCCAAAAAACGCTACCACCTTGTCCTTCTGGCACAGAACAGAACAGGGTATCATAATCTGGCAAAACTGGTCACGCGCGGCTTTACAGAAGGCTTTCACTACAAGCCCCGTGTCAGCAAAGACCTGCTGAGGCAGTACAGTGAAGGCATCATAGCTCTTTCCGCCTGCCTTGCAGGCGAAATTCCGCGGGCGCTGCTGAACGAAGGCATGGACCGCGCCATTGAACTGGCCCGCGAATATGCCGAAATATACCCCGACAGGTTTTATCTGGAGGTTCAGTCAAACGGCCTGAAGGAACAGGACGAGCTGAATGACAAGCTGATAGAGCTTGCCGGTATAACCGGTCTGCCGCTGGTGGCAACCAACGACTGCCATTATCTGGAAAAAACCGACGTTGAAGCGCACGATACCCTGCTGTGCATCCAGACCGGCGCCAAAGTCACCGACGAGCGCCGCATGCGCTTTGAGACTACGGAACTGTATTACAAGTCGCCGGACGAAATGGCAGCCGCCTTTGCCCATGTTCCGGAAGCCATAGAAAACACCGTCAAAATTGCCGGACAGATTGATGTCACGCTGGACCTCGGGAACTATTATTTCCCCAACTACGAACTGCCGGAAGGCATGACGCTTGAAGACGAATTCCGCAAGCTTTCGCACGAGGGGCTGCAGAAACGTCTGGAGATTCTGCCCTACCGCGACCAGATAGACGAACCCGCCTACTGGCAACGTCTGGAAAAAGAGCTTGAAGTCATTTGCAGCATGGGTTTTCCCGGTTATTTCCTCATCGTGCAGGACTTCATCAACTGGGCAAAAGACAACAAAATCCCTGTGGGTCCGGGCCGTGGCTCCGCTGCCGGATCCATCGTGGCATGGGCGCTCAAGATAACAAACCTTGACCCCATTCCCTACAACCTGCTGTTTGAACGCTTTCTGAACAACGAGCGTGTGTCCATGCCTGATATCGACGTGGACTTCTGCGAACGCAGGCGCGGCGAGGTCATACAGTATGTAGGCAGAAAGTACGGCGAAGATTCAGTTGCCCAGATAACCACCTTTGGAAAAATGAAGGCAAAGGCGGTAGTGCGCGACGTTGCGCGGGCACTGGGGCTGTCTTTTCAGGACGGGGACAGAATAGCCAAGCTGATTCCCGAAGACCTGAAAATGACGATTAAAAAAGCTCTGGACATGGAGCCGGACCTTAAAACGCTTTACACCAACGACCCGCAGATACGCAAACTGCTCGATATTTCCATGCGGCTTGAAGGACTTTCGCGTCATGCGTCCACCCATGCCGCCGGCGTGGTCATTTCAGACAAGCCCATGTTCGAGTATCTGCCGCTGTATCGAGATAAAAAAGGCGGTATTGTCACCCAGTTCGATATGAAAATTGTCGAAAAAGTCGGTCTGGTCAAATTCGACTTTCTGGGTCTGCGCACCATGACGCTGGTACAGGATGCGCTGGACCTCATTGCCATGCAGGGCCTTACTCCGCCCGACCTCGACACCATGTCTCTGGAAGACAAGGAAACATACGAACTTTACTCCCGCGGTGAAACCGACGGCGTCTTTCAGGTGGAAAGTTCCGGCATGCGCCAGTACCTGCGCATGCTGCGCCCCTCCTGCTTTGACGACGTCATCGCCATGCTGGCCCTGTACCGTCCCGGTCCGCTGGGGTCCGGCATGGTGGATGAATTCATCAAGCGTAAACACGGAGAAGTGGCGGTCACCTATCCGCTGGAAAGCCTGAAAGACTGCCTGCGCGACACATACGGTGTCATTGTCTATCAGGAACAGGTCATGCAGATTGCCCAGATTGTGGCAAACTACACGCTGGGCGGCGCTGACCTGCTGCGCCGCGCCATGGGCAAAAAGAATGCCGAGGCCATGGCCGAAGAGCGCATCAAGTTTACGAAAGGCGCTAAAGAAAACAACGTTCCCGAGGCAAAAGCGACCGAGATATTTGACTTGATGGAAAAGTTTGCGGAGTACGGCTTCAACAAGTCGCACTCCGCGGCATATGCGCTCATATCCTATTACACCGCCTATCTGAAGGTGCACTACCCTGTGGAATTCATGGCCGCGCTGATGACGTCGGAAATGAACAATCAGGAAAAGGTGCTCAAATATGTGGCCTGCTGCAAGGATATGGGGGTTGAGGTTCTGGCTCCTAACGTGCAGATTTCGCGCCGCGAATTCAGCGTGCTGGACGGCAAGGTGACATACGGACTGGGCGGCATCAAAAACGTGGGAGACGAAGCTATCCGCGAGATAGTGAAAGCCCGCGAAGAAGACGGTCCTTTTCAGTCCATGCTGGACCTGTGCATGCGTGTGAATCTGCGCAAAGTCACCAAACGGGTGCTTGAAAACCTGATTAAAAGCGGTGCCTGCGACTGCCTGGGGTGCACCCGTCAGGGCATGGTGGCCGGACTTGATACCGTGGTGGCCCGCGCACAGAAAAAAGCCAAAGAAAAAGCCTCCAACCAGATTTCCATGTTTTCTGTCATGGAGCAGGAACCGCAGACCTGCCCCGGACTGGGTTTTGACTGCCCGGAACAAAGCATGGAGGAATGGGACGACGAAGAAAAACTGCGGAAGGAAAAGGAAGCTCTGGGCTTTTATCTCAGCAGCCACCCCTTACAGCCCTACCGGAAAGAAATTTTCCGGCTCAGGCTTACCCCGCTTGAAGACTGCCGCGAGATGGGACCTGAACAGAGTTTCAAATCAGCGGTGCTGGTCACTTCCATCAAGGAAATTCTGACCAAGAAAGGTCACCGGATGGCTTTTTGTCAGGTGGAAGACCTTACCGCCTCCGGTGAATGCATCTTTTTTCCCGAAGCTTATGCAGAATGCCGTGAGATGCTCCAATCTGACCAGCCGCTGCTGCTTGAAGCGAAAATCAGTGATAAAAAAGATGACGAGCAGCCCGCAAAACAAGATGATGAAGAAGAAATTCTTAAAGAGATAAAAGTGATAGGCGAAGCGGTCATTCCGCTGGCAAAAGCCTGCCACGAAAGTGAAGAGCCTGTGACCATAGAGCTGGGGCTTCATCAGCTGCACTCGTCTGATCTGGACAGCCTGAAAGCACTGCTGCGCAAAAACAAAGGGACCATTCCCGTCAACGTGCAGCTGGTCATAGAAGACAGCTGGTGCCTGCTGCAGCTGGGGCCGGAATACTCCATCCAGCCCGGCCCCGTGTTTGATAACGACTTCAATCAGTGGAAAATGAAAGGAAAAACTACTCATGCCTAA
- the queD gene encoding 6-carboxytetrahydropterin synthase QueD, with translation MPKGIWRLTVRSDFAAAHSLRNYCGKCEALHGHNFGVEATVEGGILTPDTELLVDFKVLKNALKQVLDGLDHCVLNETPPFDTCNPSSENLARHIYRHMAPLVQPHGVRMHSVTVSEKQAQSATYMEVDE, from the coding sequence ATGCCTAAGGGAATATGGCGCCTTACCGTGCGTTCCGACTTTGCGGCGGCCCATTCGCTGCGCAACTATTGCGGCAAGTGCGAAGCACTGCACGGCCATAACTTCGGCGTTGAAGCCACAGTGGAAGGGGGAATCCTCACGCCTGACACAGAGCTGCTGGTGGATTTTAAAGTACTGAAAAACGCACTGAAACAGGTACTTGACGGTCTTGACCACTGCGTGCTTAACGAAACACCCCCCTTTGACACCTGCAATCCTTCGTCGGAAAATCTGGCAAGGCACATTTACCGGCATATGGCCCCCCTCGTACAACCGCACGGGGTACGCATGCACAGTGTGACCGTGTCGGAAAAGCAGGCGCAATCGGCTACCTATATGGAAGTGGACGAATAA
- a CDS encoding MarC family protein, whose amino-acid sequence MADLSFRSVFEIALPLFLIMDPLGNAAVCIGMLKGTTPRAMRAILLRELCIALGIIFLFYYVGDAMLAMLDIHPSTLRLAGGIILFMISIKMIFPRDEGYTEKTQDPFIVPIAVPLIAGPSLLAAVMLYAHRAEAPFPGSPAVLLGILSAWLGTAVIMLFTPEMTRVLGKRGMRAAERLMGLILVLLAVQMLENGLMLFVQSLQSAL is encoded by the coding sequence ATGGCAGACCTGTCTTTCCGCAGTGTTTTCGAGATAGCCCTGCCGCTGTTTCTGATTATGGACCCGCTGGGCAACGCCGCAGTGTGCATCGGCATGCTGAAAGGTACAACACCCCGCGCCATGCGGGCTATCCTGCTGCGCGAGCTGTGCATCGCTCTCGGAATCATTTTCCTGTTCTATTACGTGGGCGACGCCATGCTCGCCATGCTGGATATCCATCCGTCCACCCTGCGGCTGGCGGGCGGCATCATCCTCTTCATGATATCCATCAAGATGATTTTTCCGCGGGATGAAGGGTATACCGAAAAAACGCAGGATCCCTTCATCGTTCCCATTGCGGTACCGCTTATTGCCGGACCATCGCTGCTGGCGGCTGTCATGCTGTATGCTCACCGTGCCGAAGCGCCGTTTCCCGGTTCTCCGGCAGTGCTGCTGGGCATTCTCAGCGCATGGCTGGGTACCGCGGTTATCATGCTGTTCACCCCCGAAATGACCCGCGTGCTGGGAAAGCGCGGCATGCGCGCAGCCGAGCGGCTTATGGGGCTTATACTGGTGCTTCTGGCGGTGCAGATGCTGGAAAACGGCCTGATGCTCTTTGTCCAGAGCCTGCAGAGTGCGCTCTGA
- a CDS encoding NAD(P)H-dependent oxidoreductase, producing MNETVLTPFLFRHASKDFDPDRKIPEDQFLTILEAGRLAPSSFGFEPWKFLIVQNPALRAELHRHTWGGKKQIPNCSHLVVYLAHKRPSLLPESDYIQSSMREVLQLPDDIIALKTDYYGNFLRSDFGMIDNEMRLFEWSCRQAYIALANMMTAAAMMEIDSCALEGFVEADLNAAVKQHLQVDTDQFGVACMCAFGYRVRPPRPKARHSMENVVRWYD from the coding sequence ATGAATGAGACAGTCCTTACCCCTTTCCTGTTCCGGCATGCCAGCAAGGATTTCGATCCCGACAGAAAAATTCCCGAAGACCAGTTTCTGACCATTCTGGAAGCAGGCAGACTCGCGCCCAGTTCCTTCGGCTTTGAACCGTGGAAGTTTCTGATAGTGCAGAACCCCGCCCTGCGCGCCGAGCTGCACCGGCACACATGGGGCGGCAAAAAGCAGATTCCCAACTGCAGCCATCTGGTTGTCTATCTGGCCCACAAACGCCCGAGTCTGCTGCCGGAAAGCGATTATATACAGTCTTCCATGCGTGAGGTGCTGCAACTGCCCGACGACATCATAGCCCTGAAAACGGACTATTACGGCAACTTCCTGCGCAGCGATTTCGGCATGATAGATAACGAGATGCGGCTTTTTGAATGGTCGTGCAGGCAGGCGTACATAGCGCTGGCCAACATGATGACAGCGGCAGCCATGATGGAAATCGACAGCTGCGCACTGGAAGGCTTTGTTGAAGCGGACCTGAACGCCGCCGTGAAGCAGCACCTTCAGGTGGATACGGATCAGTTCGGTGTTGCCTGCATGTGTGCCTTTGGCTACAGAGTGCGCCCCCCGCGGCCCAAAGCCCGCCACAGCATGGAAAACGTGGTACGCTGGTACGATTAA
- the dxs gene encoding 1-deoxy-D-xylulose-5-phosphate synthase, whose product MSQPGMTIDNVLDSIQHPTDVAKLDADQLRQLADELRERIIGTVSQNGGHLAPSLGVVELTLALLSVFNPDKDKFVWDVGHQAYAWKLLTGRRDEFSTLRQYQGISGFPKMAESPYDHFGVGHSSTSISAAAGMAMARDLAGDDNDVIAIIGDGSMTAGLAFEGLNQAGHQGRRLLVILNDNEMSISKNVGALSLFLSRNLSSRWVRRMKRDVETWLKSVPGIGEEMLNYAKRSEHSLKSFFTPGMLFEAFRFNYVGPVDGHDVRNLAKVMQMARALDEPVLLHVLTKKGKGYEPAESNPTYFHGVGRFELETGAACKFVDSDSLPSYTEVFGSTLCSLAEKDERVIAITAAMPEGTGVGEFSRRFPDRFVDVGICEQHAVTFAAGLAAQGFRPVVAIYSTFLQRSYDQIVHDVCLQKLPVTFCLDRGGLVGEDGPTHHGAFDLSYLRHIPNLTIIAPKDEAELQQAMKTALAGEGPVAIRYPRGIGVGACLSADPGVLEHGRGELLKKGADVAVIAVGSRVHPALAVAEEIERSTGKAVSVFNARFVKPLDAEQLVALARSHDSLLLLEENTTTGGFSSGVLELLADHDCLAGVHVRRLGLPDDFVTHGTQKQLRKLTGIDRAAIRRTLLEMLGLQE is encoded by the coding sequence ATGAGCCAGCCAGGCATGACAATAGATAATGTGCTGGATTCGATTCAGCACCCTACGGATGTGGCTAAACTGGATGCCGACCAACTGCGGCAGCTGGCAGATGAACTGCGCGAACGCATCATCGGCACGGTTTCGCAGAACGGCGGCCATCTGGCGCCTTCGCTCGGAGTGGTGGAGCTGACGCTGGCGCTGCTGTCGGTTTTCAATCCCGACAAGGACAAATTTGTCTGGGATGTGGGGCATCAGGCCTATGCATGGAAGCTGCTGACGGGCAGGCGCGATGAATTTTCCACGCTGCGGCAGTATCAGGGGATCAGCGGTTTTCCCAAAATGGCGGAAAGTCCCTACGATCATTTCGGGGTGGGGCATTCTTCCACGTCCATATCGGCTGCGGCGGGCATGGCCATGGCCCGCGATCTGGCCGGAGATGACAACGATGTCATAGCCATCATCGGTGACGGTTCCATGACCGCGGGGCTGGCTTTTGAAGGACTTAATCAGGCGGGGCATCAGGGGCGGCGGCTTCTGGTCATCCTGAATGATAATGAAATGTCCATATCAAAGAATGTCGGCGCGTTATCTCTTTTTCTCAGCCGTAATCTTTCTTCGCGCTGGGTGCGCCGCATGAAGCGCGATGTGGAAACCTGGCTTAAGTCGGTACCGGGTATAGGTGAAGAAATGCTCAACTATGCCAAGCGCAGCGAGCACAGCCTGAAAAGCTTTTTTACGCCCGGTATGTTGTTTGAAGCCTTCCGGTTCAACTATGTGGGACCGGTGGACGGCCATGATGTGCGCAATCTTGCCAAGGTGATGCAGATGGCGCGGGCTCTGGATGAGCCGGTGCTGCTGCATGTGCTGACCAAAAAAGGCAAAGGTTATGAACCGGCTGAAAGCAACCCCACCTATTTTCACGGGGTGGGCCGGTTTGAACTGGAAACCGGTGCCGCGTGTAAATTTGTGGATTCGGATTCACTGCCTTCGTATACCGAAGTGTTCGGCAGCACATTGTGCAGTCTGGCGGAAAAAGACGAGCGTGTGATTGCCATTACCGCCGCCATGCCCGAAGGCACAGGAGTGGGCGAATTCAGCCGACGTTTTCCTGACAGGTTTGTGGATGTGGGCATCTGCGAGCAGCATGCCGTCACGTTTGCAGCCGGTCTTGCTGCGCAGGGATTCCGGCCCGTGGTGGCCATTTATTCCACTTTTCTCCAGCGGTCGTATGACCAGATTGTGCATGATGTGTGTCTGCAGAAGCTGCCTGTGACGTTCTGTCTGGACAGAGGCGGGCTGGTAGGTGAAGACGGTCCGACACACCATGGTGCTTTTGACCTGAGTTATTTGCGGCATATTCCCAATCTGACCATCATTGCCCCCAAGGACGAGGCCGAATTGCAGCAGGCCATGAAGACGGCTCTGGCCGGTGAAGGACCTGTGGCCATACGCTATCCCCGCGGCATCGGTGTGGGAGCCTGTCTTTCCGCCGACCCCGGAGTGCTGGAACACGGCAGGGGAGAGCTGCTCAAAAAGGGAGCGGATGTTGCTGTCATCGCAGTGGGCAGCAGGGTGCATCCCGCGCTGGCGGTGGCCGAAGAAATAGAGCGCTCCACCGGCAAGGCTGTTTCTGTTTTCAACGCGCGTTTTGTGAAGCCTCTTGACGCGGAGCAGCTTGTGGCACTGGCCCGCAGCCATGACAGCCTGCTGCTGCTTGAAGAGAATACAACAACCGGCGGTTTTTCCTCCGGTGTGCTGGAGCTGCTGGCCGATCACGACTGTCTTGCCGGCGTGCACGTGCGCCGGTTGGGGTTGCCGGATGATTTTGTGACGCACGGTACTCAGAAACAGCTTCGTAAGCTCACCGGCATAGACCGCGCGGCCATCCGCCGGACCCTGCTGGAAATGCTCGGGCTTCAGGAGTGA
- a CDS encoding polyprenyl synthetase family protein, which produces MSHADEMTPQAMKQRLAAEALEVEEYLGGCLKGRGIPCDLLKAMDYSLLAGGKRLRPVLCLTTAGLFGLARDAVLPFAAAIELIHTYSLVHDDLPAMDDDDLRRGMPSNHKKFGEATAILAGDGLLTEAFCLMASAGAAVEASRVLSALSVVAAAAGAGGMVGGQMLDMEYTGRADVSLDMLRGMHAMKTGALIRCSCLAGALLAGAPQEDAERISRYGEAIGAAFQIVDDILDETGDEATLGKPVGSDSGQGKNTYPSLLGLERSRELAQQQVDAAVACLSGYEGENALFLKALAQYIADRAM; this is translated from the coding sequence ATGTCTCATGCGGACGAAATGACACCGCAGGCCATGAAGCAGCGGCTTGCGGCGGAAGCGCTGGAAGTGGAAGAGTATCTTGGCGGGTGCCTTAAAGGGCGGGGAATACCCTGTGATCTTCTGAAGGCCATGGATTACAGCCTGCTTGCCGGCGGTAAGCGTCTGCGACCCGTGCTGTGCCTTACCACGGCCGGTCTTTTCGGTCTGGCGCGCGATGCGGTGCTGCCTTTTGCCGCGGCCATCGAGCTTATTCATACATATTCTCTGGTGCACGACGACCTGCCCGCCATGGATGATGACGACCTGCGGCGCGGCATGCCATCGAATCATAAAAAATTCGGCGAGGCCACAGCCATACTGGCCGGTGACGGCCTGCTTACCGAAGCGTTTTGCCTGATGGCATCGGCGGGAGCTGCTGTGGAAGCCTCCAGAGTGCTTTCCGCCCTGTCTGTGGTGGCTGCTGCGGCAGGCGCCGGAGGCATGGTGGGAGGTCAGATGCTGGATATGGAGTACACCGGCCGCGCTGATGTGTCTTTGGACATGCTTCGCGGTATGCACGCCATGAAAACAGGTGCGCTCATCCGCTGTTCGTGTCTTGCCGGAGCCCTGCTTGCAGGCGCACCGCAGGAAGATGCCGAACGGATATCTCGCTATGGAGAAGCCATCGGAGCCGCTTTTCAGATTGTTGATGACATTCTTGATGAAACCGGCGACGAGGCGACACTGGGCAAGCCGGTGGGCAGTGACAGCGGGCAGGGCAAGAACACATACCCGAGCCTGCTGGGGCTTGAGCGCAGCAGAGAGCTGGCGCAGCAGCAGGTGGATGCCGCCGTGGCCTGCCTGTCGGGGTATGAAGGTGAAAATGCGCTTTTCCTCAAGGCACTTGCACAGTACATTGCCGATCGGGCCATGTGA
- a CDS encoding exodeoxyribonuclease VII small subunit: MTGTGTTGFEEQLARLQEIVRRLETGELPLEEGVALYKEGLELAAGCRKRLQTARNDIKVFSDGVLKDFDMPEDSPAADD, from the coding sequence ATGACCGGAACCGGAACGACGGGTTTTGAAGAACAGCTGGCGCGCCTGCAGGAGATAGTCCGCAGGCTGGAGACCGGCGAACTGCCTCTGGAAGAGGGCGTGGCGCTGTACAAGGAAGGTCTGGAACTGGCTGCGGGGTGCCGCAAACGGTTGCAAACGGCGCGCAATGATATCAAAGTATTCAGCGACGGCGTATTGAAGGACTTTGACATGCCGGAAGATTCTCCGGCGGCGGATGACTGA
- a CDS encoding M23 family metallopeptidase, with amino-acid sequence MMSHDRLFSRSGGARQGRPQAFFFSGGIVFLSVLALFLLSGARTASGAVRLEAPEVVFPGQPFVVTLIADEPVEKVTVQWNGEAIDLPVEVRQTGAGEARYAAALLGVGLSQKPGRVPLRVDAVVSGAAHSSRRELKVRDKEYPVQRLTVKKRYVDVAKADLDRHEKERARVKQALALRTGMRFWDLPLHRPVPGGVSSVFGLRRFFNDQPRKPHSGIDLRGAQGSPIQACAEGVVVLAENHFFAGNSVYIDHGEGVVSMYFHMSRLDVRAGERVKKGQVIGAVGSTGRVTGPHLHFGLSLQGVFVDPMPLFE; translated from the coding sequence ATGATGAGTCATGACCGTTTGTTTTCGCGCAGTGGTGGTGCCCGGCAGGGCAGACCGCAGGCATTTTTCTTTTCCGGCGGGATTGTCTTTCTTTCCGTGCTGGCGCTTTTTCTGCTGTCCGGTGCCCGGACGGCAAGCGGTGCTGTGCGTCTGGAAGCGCCGGAAGTTGTATTTCCCGGTCAGCCTTTTGTTGTCACCCTGATAGCCGATGAACCTGTGGAAAAAGTGACTGTGCAGTGGAACGGCGAGGCCATTGATCTGCCTGTGGAGGTGCGGCAGACCGGAGCCGGTGAAGCCCGCTATGCCGCTGCTCTTCTTGGTGTGGGGCTTTCGCAAAAACCGGGCAGGGTGCCCCTGAGGGTGGACGCGGTGGTGTCCGGTGCCGCGCACAGCAGCCGCCGCGAACTGAAAGTGCGGGATAAGGAATACCCCGTGCAGCGTCTGACGGTAAAAAAACGCTATGTGGACGTTGCCAAGGCAGACCTTGATCGTCATGAAAAAGAGCGGGCAAGAGTAAAGCAGGCTCTTGCATTGCGTACCGGTATGCGGTTCTGGGATTTGCCGTTGCACCGGCCTGTGCCCGGGGGTGTTTCCAGCGTTTTCGGCCTGCGGCGTTTTTTTAATGACCAGCCGCGCAAACCGCATTCCGGCATTGATCTGCGCGGTGCACAGGGCAGCCCCATACAGGCTTGTGCCGAAGGGGTGGTTGTGTTGGCCGAGAATCATTTTTTTGCAGGCAATTCGGTGTACATTGACCACGGCGAAGGAGTGGTCAGCATGTATTTTCATATGTCCAGACTGGACGTTCGCGCAGGCGAACGTGTGAAAAAGGGACAGGTGATAGGTGCCGTAGGCAGCACCGGAAGGGTCACCGGGCCTCATCTGCATTTCGGCCTGAGCCTGCAGGGGGTTTTTGTAGACCCCATGCCTTTGTTCGAGTAA
- the xseA gene encoding exodeoxyribonuclease VII large subunit: MTKIFSVGEVTRGIKNTLEAAYPFLWVRGQVSNLSRPASGHVYFSLKDEDASLACVWFRHAQRGEETFDPLTGEVFDDGPRPGLAAVMRNGQEMLCAGRVTVYGPRGTYQLVVELAQDVGLGELHLRFEELKKKLAGMGWFDAARKRPLPRHPLRVAVVTAATGAAVRDFVRIAADRGSGCSIRIYPVPVQGDDAPPRIAAALELAAAHDWAQVVVLIRGGGSLEDLWAFNDERVAKAVFESPLPVLTGIGHEVDTAIADMVADVRAATPSHAAQLLWPERQELVQRLDDASQLLDRAWELGMQEREKSVKECERALHWLSPQRSLERLDERFAEAVRRLMAAAQALTERKERRLAAETASLRHAFGPAALDTGLLAVRQLAARLVRAGESFAERAAVRLERETLWLKAADPLLPLERGYSILQRPDGGFVRSVAGLEAGDNLRVLVRDGAADVAVTAVHAVSAAEAAGMPAGGKKIKGDRSDDES, translated from the coding sequence ATGACAAAGATTTTTTCGGTCGGCGAAGTGACCCGCGGTATAAAAAATACGCTGGAGGCGGCGTATCCTTTTCTATGGGTCAGGGGGCAGGTTTCCAACCTGTCGCGTCCGGCATCCGGTCATGTGTATTTTTCTCTCAAAGATGAAGACGCCTCGCTTGCCTGTGTGTGGTTTCGTCATGCGCAGCGCGGTGAAGAGACCTTTGACCCGCTTACCGGCGAGGTTTTTGACGACGGGCCGCGCCCCGGGCTGGCCGCTGTCATGCGCAACGGGCAGGAGATGCTCTGCGCGGGCCGTGTGACGGTATACGGGCCGCGCGGCACATATCAGCTTGTGGTCGAGCTTGCGCAGGATGTGGGGCTGGGCGAACTGCACCTGCGGTTTGAAGAGCTTAAGAAAAAGCTGGCCGGTATGGGCTGGTTTGATGCCGCCCGCAAACGCCCGTTGCCGCGACATCCCCTGCGTGTGGCTGTTGTTACTGCGGCCACAGGCGCTGCCGTGCGTGATTTTGTGCGTATTGCGGCCGACAGGGGCAGCGGCTGTTCCATACGGATTTACCCCGTGCCGGTGCAAGGGGATGATGCCCCGCCCCGTATTGCCGCCGCTCTGGAGCTTGCCGCCGCGCATGACTGGGCGCAGGTTGTGGTGCTTATCCGCGGCGGCGGTTCGCTGGAAGACCTGTGGGCTTTTAATGACGAGCGTGTGGCAAAGGCTGTTTTTGAAAGTCCTTTACCGGTGCTGACAGGTATCGGGCATGAGGTCGACACAGCCATAGCCGACATGGTGGCTGATGTCAGGGCCGCGACACCGTCTCATGCGGCCCAGCTGCTGTGGCCGGAGCGTCAGGAGCTGGTACAGCGGCTTGATGATGCTTCCCAGCTGCTTGACCGCGCATGGGAACTCGGTATGCAGGAACGTGAGAAAAGCGTGAAAGAGTGCGAACGTGCGCTGCACTGGCTTTCTCCGCAGCGGTCGCTGGAACGGCTGGATGAACGTTTTGCCGAAGCCGTGCGGCGGCTGATGGCGGCCGCACAGGCACTGACAGAACGCAAGGAACGCCGGCTGGCAGCAGAGACTGCATCGCTGCGGCATGCCTTTGGCCCTGCGGCGCTGGACACCGGACTGCTTGCCGTGCGTCAGCTTGCGGCAAGGCTTGTGCGTGCCGGTGAATCTTTTGCGGAACGTGCCGCCGTGCGTCTGGAGCGGGAAACGCTGTGGCTGAAAGCTGCGGACCCGCTGCTCCCTCTGGAGCGGGGGTACAGCATCTTGCAGCGTCCCGACGGCGGTTTTGTCCGCAGTGTGGCAGGGCTTGAGGCGGGGGATAACCTGCGGGTGCTGGTGCGTGACGGAGCGGCTGATGTGGCGGTGACGGCTGTGCACGCTGTTTCTGCGGCAGAGGCCGCCGGTATGCCGGCAGGTGGGAAAAAAATCAAAGGAGACCGTTCCGATGATGAGTCATGA